One Cucumis sativus cultivar 9930 chromosome 1, Cucumber_9930_V3, whole genome shotgun sequence DNA segment encodes these proteins:
- the LOC101222577 gene encoding L-type lectin-domain containing receptor kinase VII.1, which translates to MAPFKLQFLLLSFPLLLFSSISSLDFLFNRFNSTNISLYGNATIDSSFIALTNQTGFSIGRALFPSKIPTKSPNSSSILPFSTSFIFAMAPYRDVLPGHGLVFICVPTTGIEGTSAAQNLGFLNFTLNGNPNNHVFGVEFDVFENEEFSDPDDNHVGINLNSLTSFITEEAGFWSDGGPNAAGTLNRLRLNSGENYQVWIDYSDFRMNVTMAPAGMKKPRRPLINTSLNLSGIFMDEMYMGFTSSTGQLVQGHNILAWSFSNTNFSLSESLITTGLPSFLLPKDPITKSKWFIAGVTAGGFLVVCFFATILGILIADYRRKARLRAEMEDWELEYWPHRLTYQEIESATKGFAEENVIGIGGNGKVHKGILAGGSSEVAVKRISHDNDGMREFLAEISSIGRLKHRNLVSLKGWCKKEKGNFLLVYDFMENGSLDKWVFDCDERNMLSWEDRIRVLKNVATGVLYLHEGWESKVLHRDIKASNVLLDKDMNGRLGDFGLARVHGHGQVASTTRIVGTMGYIAPELIRTGRASTQSDVFGFGVLILEVMCGRRPIEEGKPPLVDWVRQLAIEGKITAALDSRLRKKGEWNEEEVGRVLHLGLVCAHVDPNNRPTMRQIVKVLEGKIELDESESESMNAYLLQRLKSEGMLCDSGVGFGKNLHPTFEDFLQSYSTSLSWTNSSVTGR; encoded by the coding sequence ATGGCCCCATTCAAGCTCCAATTCCTCCTTCTCTCTTTCCCcctccttctcttctcttccatTTCCTCCCTTGATTTCCTCTTCAATCGATTCAATTCAACCAACATCTCCCTCTACGGCAACGCCACCATCGATTCCTCTTTCATCGCTCTCACCAACCAAACCGGTTTCTCCATCGGCCGTGCTCTCTTCCCTTCCAAAATTCCCACTAAATCCCCCAATTCCTCTTCCATCCTCCCTTTCTCCACTTCCTTCATCTTCGCTATGGCCCCATACAGGGACGTCCTTCCTGGGCACGGCTTAGTTTTCATTTGCGTACCGACTACTGGAATCGAAGGAACTTCTGCTGCTCAGAATTTGGGCTTTCTTAACTTCACCCTTAATGGAAACCCCAATAACCATGTCTTTGGAGTTGAGTTCGATGTTTTTGAGAATGAGGAATTCAGCGATCCCGATGATAATCATGTCGGAATCAATTTGAATTCCTTGACGTCTTTTATCACCGAAGAAGCTGGGTTTTGGTCTGACGGTGGTCCGAATGCGGCGGGTACGCTCAACAGACTTAGGCTTAATAGCGGCGAAAATTATCAGGTTTGGATTGACTATTCCGATTTCAGGATGAATGTTACGATGGCTCCGGCAGGGATGAAGAAGCCGCGGCGACCTTTGATTAATACGTCTCTGAATCTCTCTGGAATTTTCATGGATGAAATGTATATGGGGTTCACGAGTTCAACAGGACAGTTGGTTCAAGGTCATAACATTTTAGCTTGGAGTTTCAGTAACACTAATTTTTCGTTGAGTGAGAGTTTGATCACCACTGGATTACCCTCCTTCCTCCTCCCAAAAGACCCAATTACCAAATCGAAGTGGTTCATCGCCGGAGTGACAGCCGGCGGATTCCTCGTCGTTTGTTTCTTCGCAACGATTTTAGGGATTTTGATAGCCGACTACCGGAGAAAAGCGAGGTTAAGAGCCGAAATGGAAGATTGGGAATTAGAGTATTGGCCACACCGACTGACATATCAAGAAATCGAATCGGCAACGAAAGGATTTGCAGAAGAAAACGTGATAGGAATCGGAGGGAATGGGAAAGTACATAAAGGGATTTTGGCCGGAGGAAGTTCAGAAGTTGCCGTGAAACGAATCTCTCACGATAACGACGGGATGCGTGAATTCTTAGCTGAAATCTCAAGTATCGGAAGATTAAAACACAGAAATCTTGTAAGTTTGAAGGGTTGGtgtaaaaaagagaagggaaaTTTCTTGCTGGTTTACGATTTCATGGAAAATGGAAGCTTAGACAAATGGGTATTTGATTGTGATGAGAGAAACATGTTGAGTTGGGAGGATCGAATCAGAGTATTGAAGAACGTAGCGACAGGGGTTTTGTATTTACACGAAGGATGGGAATCAAAGGTTCTTCACAGAGACATAAAAGCCAGCAATGTGTTGTTAGACAAAGACATGAATGGAAGGCTAGGGGATTTCGGGTTAGCTCGAGTCCACGGTCACGGTCAAGTTGCAAGCACGACTCGAATCGTTGGCACAATGGGTTACATAGCACCCGAGTTGATTCGAACGGGACGAGCCTCAACTCAATCCGACGTGTTTGGTTTTGGGGTATTGATTTTGGAAGTGATGTGTGGGAGGAGGCCAATAGAGGAAGGGAAGCCGCCATTGGTGGATTGGGTTCGCCAGTTGGCCATTGAAGGGAAAATTACGGCAGCGCTTGACAGCCGGCTGAGGAAGAAGGGTGAGTGGAACGAGGAGGAAGTGGGGAGAGTATTACATTTGGGACTGGTGTGTGCGCATGTTGACCCAAACAATCGGCCGACGATGAGGCAAATTGTGAAAGTTTTGGAAGGGAAGATTGAGTTGGATGAGAGTGAGAGTGAGAGTATGAATGCTTATCTGCTTCAAAGATTGAAGTCAGAAGGAATGTTGTGTGATTCTGGTGTTGGTTTTGGGAAAAATCTGCATCCAACATTTGAGGACTTTCTACAATCTTATTCAACTTCACTCTCTTGGACCAATTCTTCTGTCACTGGCAGGTGA
- the LOC101209953 gene encoding uncharacterized protein LOC101209953, with product MAGRNFPGIEVSSFSDMVFEFLDDGEGWPAEGFGSSLESETTGFDENDEEKENGESLEESKSFWETQIQILQGMIYRSNSVESKIRNATKEAVKEIERSGGGCACGRSVLAMTGCRSCMMREVSGHLRNAGYDSAVCKTKWKSSQHIPSGEHTFLDVVQRNTKKGEVRLIIELNLRGEFEMARGSEEYNRLVRRLPEIFVGKVEKLQGVIKVICGAAKKCMKEKKMHLGPWRKQRYMQAKWLSPCERTMSMPLIPSSSRLPKPRASMLTVDFLDKLPNRTPLEVV from the exons ATGGCCGGACGGAATTTCCCCGGTATTGAGGTTTCGAGTTTTTCCGATATGGTATTTGAGTTTTTGGACGATGGAGAGGGGTGGCCGGCCGAGGGATTTGGGAGCAGTTTGGAGAGTGAGACGACGGGgtttgatgaaaatgatgaagaaaaagaaaacggtGAAAGTTTGGAAGAAAGTAAGAGCTTTTGGGAAACCCAAATTCAGATCTTACAa GGGATGATATATCGGAGTAATTCTGTGGAATCGAAGATAAGAAATGCGACAAAGGAGGCAGTTAAAGAAATAGAGAGATCCGGTGGAGGCTGTGCATGTGGAAGATCTGTTCTGGCAATGACGGGCTGCCGGAGTTGTATGATGAGGGAGGTTTCCGGTCACCTTCGAAACGCCGGCTACGATAGTGCCGTTTGCAAGACAAAATGGAAAAGTTCTCAGCATATACCCTCAg GGGAACACACATTTTTAGACGTAGTACAGAGGAACACAAAGAAAGGGGAAGTAAGGTTAATAATAGAGCTAAACTTGAGAGGAGAGTTTGAAATGGCAAGAGGAAGCGAGGAGTACAACCGACTAGTACGGCGGCTGCCGGAGATATTCGTCGGAAAAGTAGAGAAACTGCAAGGGGTAATAAAGGTAATATGTGGGGCAGCAAAAAAGTgtatgaaagaaaagaaaatgcatttGGGGCCATGGAGAAAACAGAGATACATGCAAGCCAAATGGCTAAGTCCATGTGAAAGGACAATGTCAATGCCTCttattccttcttcttctcgccTTCCTAAGCCCAGAGCCTCCATGCTCACTGTTGACTTCCTCGACAAATTGCCTAATCGGACGCCTCTTGAAGTTGTCTga
- the LOC101210203 gene encoding transcription factor bHLH162 isoform X2 — protein sequence MSNPIRCQPTPQSNRKFVERNRRKEMKALFSTLNSLLPNQTSMEAPRTVPDQLEDATNYIKELQKNIKKLKEKKEKLMGMEEDEEAEGRRRRRGYEDETKPKLSVHVKAHQIGSSVEVFLTTGSDYHFNLQQVLRLLQDNGAEILNVNQSMFTDRVFHKITAQKNQSDEKTLEGCGWNMINMGILNWELNDGGLTHLIKPHV from the exons ATGTCCAACCCTATCCGTTGTCAACCAACTCCACAAAGCAATCGAAAATTCGTCGAAAGAAAtcgaagaaaagaaatgaaagccCTTTTCTCCACACTCAATTCTCTTCTTCCCAATCAAACCTCAAtg GAAGCTCCAAGAACAGTGCCGGATCAACTTGAAGATGCgacaaattacataaaagaattacaaaagaacataaagaaattgaaagagaagaaagagaagctAATGggaatggaagaagatgaagaagcagaaggaagaagaagaagaagaggatatgaagatgaaacaaaaccaaaattatcGGTTCATGTTAAAGCTCATCAAATCGGTTCTTCAGTGGAAGTGTTTTTGACCACTGGATCAGACTATCACTTTAATCTTCAACAAGTGCTTCGACTTCTTCAAGATAATGGAGCTGAGATCCTCAATGTCAATCAGTCCATGTTCACTGATCGGGTTTTTCATAAGATAACGGCTCAg AAGAACCAAAGTGATGAGAAGACCCTAGAAGGGTGTGGGTGGAATATGATCAATATGGGCATACTGAATTGGGAATTAAATGATGGAGGGCTGACCCATCTAATTAAACCTCATGTGTAA
- the LOC101210203 gene encoding transcription factor bHLH162 isoform X3 translates to MSNPIRCQPTPQSNRKFVERNRRKEMKALFSTLNSLLPNQTSMEAPRTVPDQLEDATNYIKELQKNIKKLKEKKEKLMGMEEDEEAEGRRRRRGYEDETKPKLSVHVKAHQIGSSVEVFLTTGSDYHFNLQQVLRLLQDNGAEILNVNQSMFTDRVFHKITAQLLNDVSYN, encoded by the exons ATGTCCAACCCTATCCGTTGTCAACCAACTCCACAAAGCAATCGAAAATTCGTCGAAAGAAAtcgaagaaaagaaatgaaagccCTTTTCTCCACACTCAATTCTCTTCTTCCCAATCAAACCTCAAtg GAAGCTCCAAGAACAGTGCCGGATCAACTTGAAGATGCgacaaattacataaaagaattacaaaagaacataaagaaattgaaagagaagaaagagaagctAATGggaatggaagaagatgaagaagcagaaggaagaagaagaagaagaggatatgaagatgaaacaaaaccaaaattatcGGTTCATGTTAAAGCTCATCAAATCGGTTCTTCAGTGGAAGTGTTTTTGACCACTGGATCAGACTATCACTTTAATCTTCAACAAGTGCTTCGACTTCTTCAAGATAATGGAGCTGAGATCCTCAATGTCAATCAGTCCATGTTCACTGATCGGGTTTTTCATAAGATAACGGCTCAg CTTTTAAATGATGTCTCATACAACTAA
- the LOC101210203 gene encoding transcription factor bHLH162 isoform X1, which translates to MSNPIRCQPTPQSNRKFVERNRRKEMKALFSTLNSLLPNQTSMEAPRTVPDQLEDATNYIKELQKNIKKLKEKKEKLMGMEEDEEAEGRRRRRGYEDETKPKLSVHVKAHQIGSSVEVFLTTGSDYHFNLQQVLRLLQDNGAEILNVNQSMFTDRVFHKITAQVDGEGILGGGDGERICETVKKYVSEYKDGECSVEGNGGEDF; encoded by the exons ATGTCCAACCCTATCCGTTGTCAACCAACTCCACAAAGCAATCGAAAATTCGTCGAAAGAAAtcgaagaaaagaaatgaaagccCTTTTCTCCACACTCAATTCTCTTCTTCCCAATCAAACCTCAAtg GAAGCTCCAAGAACAGTGCCGGATCAACTTGAAGATGCgacaaattacataaaagaattacaaaagaacataaagaaattgaaagagaagaaagagaagctAATGggaatggaagaagatgaagaagcagaaggaagaagaagaagaagaggatatgaagatgaaacaaaaccaaaattatcGGTTCATGTTAAAGCTCATCAAATCGGTTCTTCAGTGGAAGTGTTTTTGACCACTGGATCAGACTATCACTTTAATCTTCAACAAGTGCTTCGACTTCTTCAAGATAATGGAGCTGAGATCCTCAATGTCAATCAGTCCATGTTCACTGATCGGGTTTTTCATAAGATAACGGCTCAg GTGGATGGAGAAGGAATATTAGGGGGAGGAGATGGTGAAAGGATTTGTGAGACAGTGAAGAAATATGTTTCAGAGTACAAAGATGGGGAATGCAGTGTTGAAGGAAATGGTGGTGAAGATTTCTGA
- the LOC101222817 gene encoding serine/threonine/tyrosine-protein kinase HT1, translating to MEEDPNSWLRRTNFSHTICYRLESLSLASFPVTTQPRPKSLVQSKPNPRYNLTKQRSLSPSPQTNLSNAFKDARINQKRFSTPQPQRKEPLKEKSKRLFCKRAKVQNSLKEEKLKGPLRNLVSFKGCEKFKFKESSWSKLFEHGGGKVTAVEAVDELSIDLSKLMFGHRFAFGAHSRLYHGIYEDKVVAAKMINLPANDENGDLAGRLVKQFGREVTLLSRLHHPNVIKLVAAVKKPPVYCIITEYLPQGSLRAYLHKLEKKSLPLQKQIAIALDIARGMEYIHSQGVIHRDLKPENILIDQDFCLKIADFGIACEEAHCDTLAEDPGTFRWMAPEMIKRKPYGRKVDIYSFGLLLWELVAGKIPYEDMTPIQAAFAVVDKNIRPVIPSECPPVIRVLIEQCWCEKPEKRVEFWQVVKVLEQVESCIGGDGTLMTSVELKGKASWEDHKKGLKHWIQKLGPLNSHNSLNSSRSKFI from the exons ATGGAGGAAGATCCTAATTCTTGGTTAAGAAGAACTAATTTTTCTCACACAATATGCTATCGTTTAGAGTCCTTAAGTTTAGCTTCCTTTCCTGTCACCACTCAGCCACGTCCCAAATCACTTGTGCAATCAAAACCGAACCCTCGTTATAATCTAACAAAGCAGAGGTCTTTATCTCCTTCTCCACAAACGAATCTCTCCAATGCATTTAAGGATGCACGTATCAATCAGAAGCGATTTTCGACTCCACAGCCTCAGAGAAAAGAACCTCTAAAAGAGAAGAGTAAAAGGCTGTTTTGTAAAAGAGCCAAAGTGCAGAATTCCCTCAAGGAAGAGAAGTTAAAAGGACCTTTGAGGAATCTTGTCTCTTTTAAAGGTTGCGAGAAGTTCAAATTCAAGGAGTCTTCTTGGAGTAAGCTTTTTGAGCACGGTGGAGGGAAGGTCACGGCTGTTGAAGCTGTAGACGAATTGTCAATTGATCTGTCTAAGTTGATGTTTGGACATAGATTTGCTTTTGGAGCTCATAGTCGACTTTACCACGGAATTTATGAAGATAAAGTTGTTGCTGCTAAGATGATCAATCTACCAGCCAATGATGAAAATGGCGATCTCGCAGGACGCTTAGTAAAGCAATTTGGTAGAGAAGTAACCCTTTTATCTCGTCTTCACCATCCCAATGTTATAAAG TTAGTAGCAGCTGTGAAAAAGCCACCTGTTTATTGCATCATCACTGAGTATCTACCTCAGGGTTCCTTGAGAGCATATCTTCACAAACTAGAGAAAAAATCTCTCCCATTGCAAAAACAAATTGCCATTGCCTTAGACATTGCTCGTGGGATGGAATACATTCACTCACAAGGTGTCATTCATCGGGATCTGAAACCTGAAAACATTCTTATTGATCAAGACTTTTGTCTAAAGATCGCTGATTTTGGCATTGCTTGTGAGGAGGCACATTGTGATACACTGGCCGAGGACCCCGGAACGTTCCGTTGGATGGCCCCGGAAATGATCAAACGCAAACCCTATGGAAGAAAGGTTGATATCTACAGCTTTGGACTATTGCTATGGGAATTGGTAGCTGGAAAAATCCCTTATGAGGATATGACTCCAATCCAAGCAGCTTTTGCAGTTGTAGATAAG AATATTAGACCGGTCATACCGAGCGAGTGTCCTCCAGTGATACGGGTGTTAATCGAGCAATGCTGGTGCGAGAAACCGGAAAAGAGGGTGGAGTTTTGGCAGGTGGTGAAAGTGTTGGAGCAAGTTGAGAGTTGTATTGGGGGAGATGGTACATTGATGACGAGTGTAGAGTTAAAGGGGAAGGCAAGTTGGGAAGATCACAAGAAAGGTTTAAAGCATTGGATTCAGAAGCTTGGTCCTCTTAATTCTCATAATTCTCTCAACTCCTCCAGATCTAAATTCATATGA